The DNA sequence TTAAAGCATTATCTTTTAAAGCTGGATGAGGATAAGATTAGGGAGTTTTACATCAAAAAGTGTTTTCCCCGAGTACAGGTGCATGCAGAAAGTAAAATAGCAGATGGCAGAAGTATAGTAGTCTTTCATATTGACGAGGGTCCGAAAATCCGTATCGCAAAGATAAAGTTTGGAGGGAATACAGGTTTTAAACGTAAAAAACTTCTGAAACAAATGGAAATACGGCGGAAACGCTTCCCAACCCTTATATTCCCGGGTAGGTTTGATAAGAAAATATTTGAGTCTGATATTAATAAACTGAAAGAATTTTACATGAATAATGGATGGCTAGATGTCGAGATTGGATGGGAAATAACCTACAAGAATCATAATAAGATGTATATTATTATCCATATAAAAGAGGGCGAACGATACTATGTGGAAAATGTCAAGATAGAAGGAGAAAACCTGTTTACCGAAGAGGAATTAAAGGAAAAGCTAAAGTTAAAAGAGGGCGGCCCCTTCTTTTTGGATGCCGTCGATAAAGATACCTATCAAATTCGTTTGGCTTATGGAGAACAGGGATATATTGGCGCCCGTGTTGAGGAAAGACATACCTTTAGTTCGGAAGGTACAAAGGTAAATGTCTTTTTTACTATAGACGAAAAAAACAGACATTATATAGAAAAGATTAAAATACTCGGTAATGATAAAACGCGGGACAATGTTATTCGAAGGCAATTGACATTCTATCCCGGAGAAAAGTTAGATACAGAAAAGATACGTGATAGCCAGAGGCGTCTCACTAATACGGGATATTTTGATATGGAATCGGGCGTGCCAGCAGGAATTAACTTTGAACCAGGTTCTGAAGCCGATAAACAAAATATCCTGGTGGAGGTTAAAGAGGGAAGAACCGGAATGTTGCGGTTTGGTGGTGGGTACGGCGCAAACGTTGGGGCCTTTGGTGATATTTCTTATACTGATAGAAATTTCGATGTTACGGATTTACCAAAAAGCTGGAATGATTTCCTGGAAGGTAATGCCTTCCGTGGCGCAGGCGAGGTGTTAACGTTGCGATTCAGCCCTGGTTTCCAGAGGACGGAAATCCTGGCATCTTTAACGAATCCAGCCGTATTCGATTCTCCCTACAGCGCTGGATTAAGCTTATTCAGCTATCTGAGATGGTACGAGGAGTATCAGCAGCAAAGCAGCGGCTCAAGGGTTTCTTTGGGAAGAGAGATTCAGAGGGATTTTTTTGTAAGATTAAGTCCGGAGTTTAGTGTTATAAATATTAAAAGACAGGACGAGAAAGAGGATACGCCGCAAGATGTACTGGATGTTGAGGGAAGTCATTTGAAGGCTGGCATTACCTTATCTGCGCTTATAAACAAGACTGATAATATCTATGCACCAATGAGAGGCTACGAGGGAGATTCCTCGCTAGAGTATGCAGGGATGGATGTGGATATCGTTAAGTATAAAATCCAAACGACGAGATACCACCCACTCTTTGATGTTCCAAAGTGGGGAAAACATGTCATTATGTATGGAGGTACATTTGGTGTTGTGGAATCAACTTCCGGAGAAGATGTGCCAATATTTGAAAGGTTTTTTGCTGGTGGTTATGGCTCATTGAGAGGGTTTGACTATAGAGGGGTAGCGCCTATTGATGAAAAAACAGAAGATCAAATTGGTGGAAATTTATTGATGTTGATGAATGCAGAGTATATTGTCCCCCTCTATAAAGATATTATTCGGGCAGCTTTTTTTATTGATAGCGGAAAGGCAGACCGAGGAATTAGTGATATTAATTTCGATCGTTTCAGGGTATCAATGGGAGTTGGATTAAGGTTGAGCATTCCCTTTCTTGGCCGTTCTACGATATCGATAGATTACGGTATTCCTATTATGAAAGAAGCTGCAGATGAGGTTGAGGCGTTTTCATTTAATTTTGGAGGAGGCGGTAGCTACTAATTATGGAATTAGAAACAGTATTGAAGCATGGCAGGAAAATAAACAATCTTTTATGTATTGCAGCAATGTTTACCTGTTTGTATCTCTTTTCGCTGTCGGGTTTGTCGCTTGTACAAGCAAAAGAAGCAGGTGGGGATAATGTGCCTTCAAGAAACCTGAAATTAGGAGTGGTTGATTTAAATAGTGTGTTTGAGAAGTATGAAAAGAGAAAGAATTTTGATGCACAGCTTAAAGAACAGGAGAAGAAGCATCAAAAAATTATTAATGATAAAAAGAAAGAGCTGGTAAGCTTGAATGAGAAGATACAACTCCTCGATTTAGGAAGTGAAGCAAGGAGAAAAGACGAAGAGGCTTTTGAAAAGAAAAATATAGAATTAGAATCATATGCGAAGTTTGCTGAGAAAAGTTTGATGAAGAAGTATAAGGATTATTTTGAAAATCTTTACACGGAGGTATGTAAGGAAGTAGAAAATATAGGTAAGCTTGAACAATATGATCTGATTATTAAGAAAGAAGAGCCTGAATTGCAGAGCGGGGGAATCTCAGAGCTGCAGTTTAAGGTTGGAATAAAAGCAGTCTTATACCATTCTGATGAAATTGATATTACCAACCGGGTAATTGAGACCTTAAACAAAAAATATTCAGAAGCTAGCAAGGGAAAATAATGCGTGGATAACAGACAAAAGACAATTGAACAAGAAATAGAGTACTCTGGTGTAGGGTTGTTTCGGGGAGAAAGTACAAAGCTTCGTTTTAAGCCAGCACCGTTAAACTCGGGTATATATTTTGTTCGTGTAGATATGCCTGGCAAACCCAGAATTCCTGCTCATGTTTGTTCCTTATCGAGTAATTATAAACGTATATTTTTGAAACAGAAAGAGGCTGAGGTTGAGTGCGTAGAGCATCTTATGGCGGCATTAGCAGGTTTAGGCATAGATAATATAGAGATTGAAATTAACGGTCGGGAAATTCCTTGTGCGGATGGAAGCGCTAAGCTATTTTTAGAAATTCTCAAAAAAGCAGGGATTGTTGTGCTCGGCGGTAAAAAGAAACTCTATATCGTAACAGATCCAATCATTGTGCAGAATGGGAATGCAAGTGTTATGGCGCTACCGTGTGAAAAAGGTTTGATATTTTCTTATACCCTTGATTTTGATGGCTCTTTTATCCCTCAGCAAACATACGATATTGAATTTACGCAGGATAACTTTTGTAGGGAGATTGCACCAGCAAGGACATTTGGCTTAAGCACCAATGTCGAAGAATTTAAAATGCTTGGTTTGGGGAAAGGGATTACAGATTTCAACAGCGTCATTGTGCATCAAGATGGCAAGATAACAAGACCCATTTCTATGGAGCCTGCGGAATTACGGTTTCCCAATGAGTTTGTAAGGCATAAAATTTTAGACCTTGTGGGAGATCTTTACCTTGCCAATGTAGTAATTCAAGGCCATATTGTTGCACACAGATCTGGTCACTCCCTCAATGTTCAGATGGCAGAAAAGATTGCACAAGGAGTGCTTGATTTAGAGAATATGGTTGCTCATAGTGACATTTTAAAAACATAAGGAATGTACGAAGAAAAGGAAAGAAATGGGATGAGAATTCATAAGTCTGCTATTGTGCATCCGGATGCTGTTGTAGGTAATGATGTTGAAATCGGGCCTTTTTCAGTTATAGGAGCAAGTGTTACTATTGGAGATGGGACGATTATTAAAAATCATGTCACCATTACAGGAAATACTACGATAGGAAAAAATAATATTATCCATCCCAACGCTGTTTTGGGCGCTGAACCGCAAGATCTTAAATACCACGGTGAATGCACTTCTCTTTTCTTAGGAAATAACAACGTAGTTCGGGAGGGCGTGACCATTAATATAGGTACAGCGGTCGGGGGAGGAAAGACCGTAATTGGCGATAGTAACTTTTTTATGGCGTATGCACATATTGCCCATGATTGTATCATAGAAGATAATGTTCTTCTGGCGAACGGAGTATTACTCGGTGGGCATGTTATTATTGAAAGAGGCGCAAAATTGATGGGTCTTGTTGGTATACAGCCTTTTGTAACTATTGGACGGTATGCCTATGTAGGAGGTCATACCCGAATTGTCCAGGATGTGCCGCCGTATGTAATTATTGAGGGTCATCCTGCAAGGATTCGGCAAGTGAATGTTATTGGGCTGGAGAGAGAAGGTTTTAAGAAAGAGCAGGTTGACGAAATCAAAAAGGCATTTCGGACATTGTTTCGCAGGAATGAATCAGGCAGGAATAAAAATTTAGAAATGTTGGAGAAGCAAAAAGACATCTCCTCAGAGGTCAGTTATCTGATTACTTTCCTGAGAAATTCTGATAAAGGCAAGTTTGGAAGATATCGGGAGGCATTCCGATATTCATCATGTAACGATAAATTAAGTACTACATCTGATCCAGAAGAAGATAAAAAAGAGGCCGAGTTGGCGA is a window from the Candidatus Jettenia sp. genome containing:
- a CDS encoding OmpH family outer membrane protein, encoding MELETVLKHGRKINNLLCIAAMFTCLYLFSLSGLSLVQAKEAGGDNVPSRNLKLGVVDLNSVFEKYEKRKNFDAQLKEQEKKHQKIINDKKKELVSLNEKIQLLDLGSEARRKDEEAFEKKNIELESYAKFAEKSLMKKYKDYFENLYTEVCKEVENIGKLEQYDLIIKKEEPELQSGGISELQFKVGIKAVLYHSDEIDITNRVIETLNKKYSEASKGK
- the bamA gene encoding outer membrane protein assembly factor BamA, producing the protein MRYKVLLRETGIILLLVLTFCLVYTKVLCAEASEKISRIIKKVEIKGNQRISTAAIKSSIRVKEGDTYDPQIVSQDVDAIWSMGFFDNIEVELEEIPGGLKLIFAVTERTIIDEIQFDGNEKIKTKKLKKQIEIKEGDYLKHYLLKLDEDKIREFYIKKCFPRVQVHAESKIADGRSIVVFHIDEGPKIRIAKIKFGGNTGFKRKKLLKQMEIRRKRFPTLIFPGRFDKKIFESDINKLKEFYMNNGWLDVEIGWEITYKNHNKMYIIIHIKEGERYYVENVKIEGENLFTEEELKEKLKLKEGGPFFLDAVDKDTYQIRLAYGEQGYIGARVEERHTFSSEGTKVNVFFTIDEKNRHYIEKIKILGNDKTRDNVIRRQLTFYPGEKLDTEKIRDSQRRLTNTGYFDMESGVPAGINFEPGSEADKQNILVEVKEGRTGMLRFGGGYGANVGAFGDISYTDRNFDVTDLPKSWNDFLEGNAFRGAGEVLTLRFSPGFQRTEILASLTNPAVFDSPYSAGLSLFSYLRWYEEYQQQSSGSRVSLGREIQRDFFVRLSPEFSVINIKRQDEKEDTPQDVLDVEGSHLKAGITLSALINKTDNIYAPMRGYEGDSSLEYAGMDVDIVKYKIQTTRYHPLFDVPKWGKHVIMYGGTFGVVESTSGEDVPIFERFFAGGYGSLRGFDYRGVAPIDEKTEDQIGGNLLMLMNAEYIVPLYKDIIRAAFFIDSGKADRGISDINFDRFRVSMGVGLRLSIPFLGRSTISIDYGIPIMKEAADEVEAFSFNFGGGGSY
- the lpxC gene encoding UDP-3-O-acyl-N-acetylglucosamine deacetylase; the protein is MDNRQKTIEQEIEYSGVGLFRGESTKLRFKPAPLNSGIYFVRVDMPGKPRIPAHVCSLSSNYKRIFLKQKEAEVECVEHLMAALAGLGIDNIEIEINGREIPCADGSAKLFLEILKKAGIVVLGGKKKLYIVTDPIIVQNGNASVMALPCEKGLIFSYTLDFDGSFIPQQTYDIEFTQDNFCREIAPARTFGLSTNVEEFKMLGLGKGITDFNSVIVHQDGKITRPISMEPAELRFPNEFVRHKILDLVGDLYLANVVIQGHIVAHRSGHSLNVQMAEKIAQGVLDLENMVAHSDILKT
- the lpxA gene encoding acyl-ACP--UDP-N-acetylglucosamine O-acyltransferase, which encodes MRIHKSAIVHPDAVVGNDVEIGPFSVIGASVTIGDGTIIKNHVTITGNTTIGKNNIIHPNAVLGAEPQDLKYHGECTSLFLGNNNVVREGVTINIGTAVGGGKTVIGDSNFFMAYAHIAHDCIIEDNVLLANGVLLGGHVIIERGAKLMGLVGIQPFVTIGRYAYVGGHTRIVQDVPPYVIIEGHPARIRQVNVIGLEREGFKKEQVDEIKKAFRTLFRRNESGRNKNLEMLEKQKDISSEVSYLITFLRNSDKGKFGRYREAFRYSSCNDKLSTTSDPEEDKKEAELATDKSTIV